Genomic window (Taeniopygia guttata chromosome 32, bTaeGut7.mat, whole genome shotgun sequence):
tgagtgctgcaccccaaactctgacctgcaccccaaatcatGAGTGCTTCACCCCAAACTCtgacctgcaccccaaatcatgagtgctgcaccccaaactctgacctgcaccccaaactctgacctgcaccccaaatcatgagtgctgcaccccaaatcatgagtgctgcaccccaaactctgacctgcaccccaaatcatGAGTGCTTCACCCCAAACTCtgacctgcaccccaaatcatGAGTGCTGTACCCCAAACTCtgacctgcaccccaaatcatGAGTGCTGTACCCCAAACTCTGACCTGCACCCCAAACTCtgacctgcaccccaaatcatGAGTGCTGCACCCCAAACTCTGACTTGCATCCCAAACCTTGAGTGCTGCACCCCAAACTCTGACCTGCACCCCAAACTCtgacctgcaccccaaatcatGAGTGCTGCGCCCCAAACTCtgacctgcaccccaaatcatgagtgctgcaccccaaactctgacctgcaccccaaatcatGAGTGCTGCATCCCAAACTCcgacctgcaccccaaatcatGAGTGCTGCACCCCAAACTCTGACCTGTACCCCAAATCATGAGTGCTGCACCCCAAACTCtgacctgcaccccaaatcatgagtgctgcaccccaaactctgacctgcaccccaaatcatgagtgctgcaccccaaactctgacctgcaccccaaatcatGAGTGCTGCACCCCAAATCATGAGTGTTGCACCCCAAACTCTGACCTGTACCCCAAATCACGAgtgctgcaccccaaaccctgacTTGCATCCCAAACCTTGAGTGCTGCACCCCAAACTCTGACCTGCATCCCAAACCTTGAGTcccacccccaaaattctgTCCTGCACCCACTGCTGCATTCTGAGTCCTGTCCTGCACCCCAAGTCCCGTCCTGTACCCAAATCCTGTACTGTCCCataccccaaacccaaacctgcccccaaaccccatccccaCCCCGTCACTCATCACCACATCCCCGTTCCACACCCCCACCCCAActcttccccctctcccacccctgctctgcccccCAGTTTCTCCCCTCTCTCTGTTCCCTCCCCACAGGCCAAGtggggggcagcagcagcagcagcagcagcaggagctggtgggGGGCCGGTGGAGTtggaggtgctgcagcccctgagcctcctcaccctggacacgctccagaAGTGCATCTTCAGCCATGAGAGCCACTGCCAGGAGTGAGTGTCACCTGTCCCCACTGGCCATCCTGGTGGCCCTAGTGACCCCACCATGGTCCCTGTTGGCCGTTCTGGTGGCCCCAATGGCCCTGCTATCATCCATGCTGGTGGCCACAGTGTCCCCCCATTGTCCCCGGTTTCTGCAGGCGGCCCAGCGAGTACATCCAGGCCATCCTGGAGCTGAGCTCGTTGGTGGTCCGGCGCCAGTTCCGGCCACTTCTCCACCCGTGGTGGCTCTACAGGCTCTCCTCTGATGGTCGGCGCTTCGCCCGTGCCTGTGCCACCGTCCACACCTTCACTGCTGATGTGGTGCAGCGCCGGCGCCGCGCACTCACCTGCCTGGGCCACCAGGCCCGCCTGGGTGGCCACCAGGGACACAGAATGGACTTCATCGacctcctgctgctcagcaaggtggggctggggtggtGGCCATGGGGACGTGGAAGTGGTCAAAGGGTGGTTGTGGCCATGGAGAGATGATGGTGACCATAGGGTGGTGGCCATAAGAGCATGGTGGTCAGGGAGATGGTGGTGGCCATGGGAACATGGAAGTGGTCAAAGGGTGGTCGTGGCCACGGGGAGATGATGGTGACCATAgggtggtggccatggaaggATGGTGGTCAAGGGGATGGTGGTGGCCATGGGGACATGGAAGTGGTCAAAGGGTGGTCGTGGCCATGGGGAGATGATGGTGACCATAGGGTGGTGGCTATGGAAGGATGGTGGTCAAGGGGATGGTGGTGGCCATGGGAACATGGAAGTGGTCAAAGGGTGGTTGCGGCCATGGGGAGATGATGGTGACCATAgggtggtggccatggaaggATGGTGGTCAAGGGGATGGTGGTGGCCATGGGGACATGGAAGTGGTCAAAGGGGTCGTGGCCATGGGGAGATGATGGTGACCATAGGGTGGTGGCCATAAGAGGATGGTGGTCAAGGGGATGGTGGTGGCCATGGGAACATGGAAGTGGTCAAAGGGTGGTTGTGGCCATGGGGAGATGATGGTGACCATAgggtggtggccatggaaggATGGTGGTCAAGGGGATGGTGGTGGCCATGGGGACATGGAAGTGGTCAAAGGGTGGTCATGGCCATGGGGAGAtgatggtggccatggaagGATGGTGGTCAAGGGGatggtggtggccatggaaggGTTGGCCATAGAGGCCATTGGGATGCTGGTGGCTACTGGGGGCTGGGCATAGACTGGCGGCCACAGGGGAACAGTGGTGGTCATGGGCAGCATTGACCATAGAGATGGTGACCAGTTGGATGGTGGTGACTGTAGGGTGGTGCCCATGGATGGGATCTGGCTGTAGACTGGTGGCCCCAGGTGGCCCATGGCTCATCTCGCCCCTGCAGGATGAGAATGGCCACACTCTGTCGGATGAGGACATCGCGGCTGAGGCTGAAACCTTCATGTTTGAGGGTGGGCACGAGCTCCCAGGCACCACTGGGCAGGAGCCACTCCACTGTCCCCTAATTCACCCAATGTCCCCATAGGCCACGACACCACGGCCAGTGGCCTGGCATGGCTCTTCTACAACCTGGCCGGCCACCCTGAGCACCAGGAGCGATGCCGCCAGGAGgtccaggagctcctggctggCCGGGACACTGCGGACATCGAATGGTGAGATgcccccagggccacccccgGTCACGTGGCTTGGGGACACGGTGCCACCCCCACTTGTCCCCAGGGAGgacctgtcccagctgccctTCACCACCATGTGCATCAAGGAGAGCTTGcggctgcaccctcctgtcacTGCTGTGTCCCGGCGCTGCACCGAGGACATCCCCCTGCGTGATGGCCGTGTCATCCCCAAGGGTATGGCATGgccagggtgtccccagtgccaccacccaccTCATCTGCTGTCCCTCACGTGgccattcccatcccaccaGGGGTCATCTGCCTGATGAGCATCTATGGGACCCACCACAACCCAGACCTCTGGCCCGAGCCTGAGGTAGGGCCACCCTATGAGGTGTCACCATGGTGACATGGTGTCACCATGGTGGTGACAGCTGTGTCCCCTCGGCGTGACTGTGTCGATGTCACCCCAGGTGTTCAACCCTCTGAGGTTCAGCCCGGAGAACAGCAAGGGACGGTCCCCGTCGTCCTTCATCCCCTTCTCTGCTGGCCCCAGGTATGTggtggagcagggacaggagtgtccccaggtgccacccctgtccctggcagggttCACCgtggggtgacagtgacagtggggATGTGGTGGCAGGAACTGCATCGGGCAGAGCTTTGCCATGGCTGAGATGAAGGTGGTAGTGGCACTGACACTGTCCCGGTTCGTGCTGCGGAGGGACACGGCGAGGCCACCCCCACGCCGCAAGCCTGAGCTGATCCTGCGTGCTGAGGacgggctctggctgctgctggagccactgcTGGCAGTGGCCTGAGGGACACGGGTCACCAGGATGTGGGGACATCCTGCGAGGCGGGTGTCATGgccaggggaggagaaggaaataaaCGGTAGCGTGAAGGGGTGGTGGGGATGTGCTGTCCTTGGTTGTGGCtattggacacaaaatgagcacacagaagcttggtaagttcaaaagacaaaaagacccagttttattcaaacatctggtatttTTAGAATTCCAAAGGTGGccgtggattggaggatggaagtaccacctctccaaccacactggtccaaagaccaatcaatcatttctctccacccacagggaaatatgtaaactattctatttatacatgaaatagcgtgggaactctgactctcaaatatgtaaccattatcagaaggctaaagaagttttatgagaactttaaaactttcaaaagagctataaaagaaaacttaacacttgtaaaaatcagggcaacacttGGTCATGGGACACCACGTGGCATGGGCATGTCAACCCATGGACTTGTCCCCTAAGCCACTTGTCACCATCCACGGCCACGTCCCCCATGTCCTCATCCATGGCCATATACCCCCATGTCACCATCTAAACCTGTGACCCCCTCCATGCCCAATATCACCATCCACAGCCATGTCCACACCCATGTCCTtgtccatgtccccatccccataaccaccatgtccccacccatgtcccacagtgtcaccatgcaTGTCTTAGTTGAATGTCTATATTTTTACTCCAATGTTTGGGTGAAG
Coding sequences:
- the LOC100231824 gene encoding ultra-long-chain fatty acid omega-hydroxylase isoform X2, whose amino-acid sequence is MAVATALGSLGAVALGTFVVALLLQWLWNALVAVTRFRATCRQLNKFPIPPWRSWVLGHTGMGQSTEEGLQQVDSLVARYRHGCLWWGLPWLPVLRLFHPSTLRPLLSASAFVAPKDKIFYGFLKPWLGEGLLLSGGERWARHRRLLTPAFHGDVLRNYLGIFNQSTRVLLAKWGAAAAAAAAGAGGGPVELEVLQPLSLLTLDTLQKCIFSHESHCQELSSDGRRFARACATVHTFTADVVQRRRRALTCLGHQARLGGHQGHRMDFIDLLLLSKDENGHTLSDEDIAAEAETFMFEGHDTTASGLAWLFYNLAGHPEHQERCRQEVQELLAGRDTADIEWEDLSQLPFTTMCIKESLRLHPPVTAVSRRCTEDIPLRDGRVIPKGVICLMSIYGTHHNPDLWPEPEVFNPLRFSPENSKGRSPSSFIPFSAGPRNCIGQSFAMAEMKVVVALTLSRFVLRRDTARPPPRRKPELILRAEDGLWLLLEPLLAVA
- the LOC100231824 gene encoding cytochrome P450 4F3 isoform X1, producing MAVATALGSLGAVALGTFVVALLLQWLWNALVAVTRFRATCRQLNKFPIPPWRSWVLGHTGMGQSTEEGLQQVDSLVARYRHGCLWWGLPWLPVLRLFHPSTLRPLLSASAFVAPKDKIFYGFLKPWLGEGLLLSGGERWARHRRLLTPAFHGDVLRNYLGIFNQSTRVLLAKWGAAAAAAAAGAGGGPVELEVLQPLSLLTLDTLQKCIFSHESHCQERPSEYIQAILELSSLVVRRQFRPLLHPWWLYRLSSDGRRFARACATVHTFTADVVQRRRRALTCLGHQARLGGHQGHRMDFIDLLLLSKDENGHTLSDEDIAAEAETFMFEGHDTTASGLAWLFYNLAGHPEHQERCRQEVQELLAGRDTADIEWEDLSQLPFTTMCIKESLRLHPPVTAVSRRCTEDIPLRDGRVIPKGVICLMSIYGTHHNPDLWPEPEVFNPLRFSPENSKGRSPSSFIPFSAGPRNCIGQSFAMAEMKVVVALTLSRFVLRRDTARPPPRRKPELILRAEDGLWLLLEPLLAVA